TGATAAACCATTTGGAATGTCAACTAGTATTTCATTGAATTCTTTTATAAACGGAGGTAATACAAGAATAAAAATAGTAAATATTATTACTGATATGACGGTTAAGACAATAAACAAAGAAATCGATCGAGGAATCTTCAAACCTTTTTGGATTTGATTAGATAAATTACATACAATATTTGATATTACTAAAGAACAAATAATTAGTAGGAGAAAATCCCTTAAAGTCCATACTATTAATAAAGTGATTAATATTACTACTAACTTGAAATATGATGAACTATTCAATTTTCATAATATTCTACTTCTTTTCAGAATATCCTAATCCATTTGATTTGGCATAACTATTTGCAAATCTCATAAATCTGTCAAAGTCTGGTGTGTTCTTCCAAATATAAACCGCTTCTAAAAATATTGGTTCTCCATCAACAAACTTTACTTTAACCTCTCTAGTTAATATTTCACCTTCGGAATCTATCATCCGCATACCTGTGATTTCACCCTCTGTAATTGAAGATAATGCCTGAGGTTTTTCAAACAAAAATAATGCTTGACCGGTGGT
This window of the Prochlorococcus marinus XMU1410 genome carries:
- the psb28 gene encoding photosystem II reaction center protein Psb28 — encoded protein: MTTNKTAIIQFYEGTDEPVVPEIRLTRSKDGTTGQALFLFEKPQALSSITEGEITGMRMIDSEGEILTREVKVKFVDGEPIFLEAVYIWKNTPDFDRFMRFANSYAKSNGLGYSEKK